In the genome of Noviherbaspirillum sp. L7-7A, one region contains:
- a CDS encoding MFS transporter produces MNQQRWYFGWNIVAAATLLTLLTVGMRLGIGPFFLPMSQDLGFSRSLLAGIIAIGMLCYGLAMPVAGYLVGRIGTRAVLLTGTAIVIGSSLWTVMARGPVGFGLSFGVLLSIGLGFTSPVALTPVISRWFTRQRGMALFFLSTGSMAGMALMTPLLTFFIDRAGWQATLLGFAAAFTLVTVPAALFVIREEAPPGTDLLPEQIRQREMAGATGPETLRFREAIWTSPFWKIVLGLFACGFSMNLLGTHGVPMLMDHGYDAMTSSMGVGIIGLVAIFGTLVLGRLSDRLPRRNILGTIYLIRGLGFFALLVVGTHWELYIAAAIGGLVWAGSIASSSAILADVFGVRLVGLMYGMAYLGHQVGAMLSTWLGGWGFERFGSHWPAFGSAGVLLLIAAGVSISLPAKGWSLTRPAPAAQA; encoded by the coding sequence ATGAATCAACAACGCTGGTATTTCGGCTGGAACATCGTCGCCGCCGCCACCCTGCTCACGCTGCTGACTGTCGGCATGCGGCTGGGCATCGGGCCGTTCTTCCTGCCAATGTCGCAGGACCTGGGATTCAGCCGCAGCCTGCTAGCGGGCATCATTGCCATCGGCATGCTGTGCTATGGCTTGGCCATGCCGGTGGCCGGCTACTTGGTGGGCCGCATCGGCACCCGCGCCGTGCTGCTGACTGGCACAGCGATCGTGATTGGATCATCCCTCTGGACGGTCATGGCGCGCGGACCGGTTGGCTTCGGGTTGTCCTTTGGCGTGCTGCTGTCGATTGGCCTGGGTTTCACCAGCCCGGTGGCGCTCACGCCCGTGATCAGCCGCTGGTTCACGCGGCAGCGCGGCATGGCGCTGTTCTTCCTGTCCACCGGCTCCATGGCCGGCATGGCGCTGATGACGCCGCTGCTGACCTTCTTCATCGACCGGGCCGGCTGGCAGGCCACCCTGCTCGGCTTTGCTGCCGCCTTCACGCTGGTGACGGTACCAGCCGCCCTGTTCGTCATCCGCGAAGAAGCGCCGCCCGGCACCGACCTGTTGCCCGAGCAGATCCGCCAGCGCGAGATGGCGGGTGCAACCGGCCCTGAAACCCTGCGCTTTCGCGAGGCGATATGGACCTCGCCCTTCTGGAAAATCGTGCTCGGCCTGTTCGCCTGCGGTTTCAGCATGAACCTGCTGGGCACCCATGGCGTGCCGATGCTAATGGACCATGGCTACGATGCGATGACCAGTTCAATGGGTGTGGGCATCATCGGCCTGGTTGCCATCTTCGGCACGCTGGTGCTGGGCAGGCTGTCGGACCGGTTGCCGCGCCGGAACATTCTTGGCACCATCTACCTGATCCGTGGACTGGGCTTCTTTGCGCTGCTGGTGGTCGGCACCCATTGGGAGCTGTATATTGCCGCGGCCATCGGCGGCCTGGTCTGGGCCGGCAGCATCGCGAGTTCCTCTGCCATCCTGGCCGACGTCTTTGGCGTGCGCCTGGTTGGTCTGATGTATGGCATGGCCTATCTCGGGCATCAGGTAGGGGCGATGCTCAGCACCTGGCTGGGCGGCTGGGGCTTCGAGCGCTTCGGCAGCCACTGGCCTGCCTTCGGCAGCGCCGGCGTGCTGCTTCTGATCGCGGCCGGGGTGTCGATCAGCCTGCCGGCCAAGGGATGGAGCTTGACGCGGCCAGCGCCGGCTGCGCAGGCCTAG
- a CDS encoding DUF1269 domain-containing protein: protein MRHRLYYLLPDLSAARATMNDLLLARIECRHIRFLTGGQPLPPDLPGASLMQRTDVVRGAEMGMAMGAVLGLLAGGSLLYYFDIDGAGIKAAFMVAAALAGMLFGAWASSMQGASLPNSRLAAFDDELQKGSILLMVDVPSGRVDELETLLAQRHAEMHFRGEEAHIPTFP from the coding sequence ATGAGACATCGCCTGTACTACCTGCTGCCCGACCTCTCTGCCGCCCGAGCCACGATGAACGACCTGCTGCTGGCGCGCATCGAGTGCCGGCATATCCGTTTCCTGACCGGCGGCCAGCCGTTGCCGCCGGATCTGCCCGGCGCGAGCCTGATGCAAAGAACCGACGTCGTGCGCGGCGCCGAAATGGGCATGGCCATGGGTGCCGTCCTGGGCCTGTTGGCCGGCGGTAGCCTGCTGTATTACTTCGACATCGATGGCGCCGGCATAAAGGCGGCTTTCATGGTCGCCGCAGCGCTGGCCGGCATGCTGTTCGGCGCCTGGGCGTCCAGCATGCAGGGCGCCTCCCTGCCCAATTCGCGCCTGGCTGCCTTCGATGATGAACTGCAGAAGGGCAGCATCCTGCTGATGGTGGACGTGCCATCCGGCCGGGTCGACGAGCTTGAAACCCTGCTGGCGCAGCGCCATGCGGAAATGCATTTCCGCGGCGAGGAAGCGCATATACCGACTTTCCCATAG
- a CDS encoding gamma-glutamyltransferase family protein, whose protein sequence is MQNNLSASLLDYPYTSQRMPLLASNVVSTSQPLAASAGLQIFARGGNAVDAALATAIALTVVEPCMNGIGGDAFAILWDGSRIHGLNASGRAPAKWTPDYFAGRDGMPMRGWDSVTVPGTVSAWRALSDKFGKLPFADLFEPALRYARNGYLVSPTVHRQWQAQVADMLPQPGYREAFAPQGRAPLPGERFICPGQARTLERIAASKGDDFYHGELAAAIAAHARNTGGALTEADLAAHRVDWVDPIGMQYRDLELLEIGPNGQGIGALMALGMLAHFDMQATGLDTAATVHLQLEAMKLAFADMAEYVADPDAMKTVTATDLLDRDYLKRRAQLIDPQRAAPARAGNPHSGGTVYLTAADENGMMISLIQSNFKGFGSGVVVPDTGIALHNRGWGFTLKEGHPNQVAPGKRPFHTIIPGFLMRNGAPLASFGVMGGSMQAQGHVQMTARIADHGLNPQAASDAPRWRVMDDNTTIAVEWNFPPEAIEGLRQRGHTVKVAPRFDTEFGCAQVAMRTEGGYVAASDHRKDGYPVGM, encoded by the coding sequence ATGCAGAACAACCTGTCGGCATCGCTGCTCGATTATCCCTATACCTCGCAGCGCATGCCGCTGCTGGCGTCCAATGTGGTCAGCACCTCGCAACCGCTGGCCGCTTCCGCCGGCCTGCAGATCTTCGCGCGCGGCGGCAATGCGGTCGACGCGGCGCTTGCCACCGCCATTGCGCTGACCGTGGTCGAGCCCTGCATGAATGGCATCGGCGGCGACGCCTTTGCCATTCTTTGGGACGGCAGCCGCATCCACGGGCTAAATGCCTCTGGCCGGGCGCCGGCCAAATGGACGCCCGACTATTTCGCCGGCCGCGATGGAATGCCGATGCGTGGCTGGGATTCTGTCACGGTGCCGGGCACGGTGTCGGCCTGGCGTGCGCTGTCGGACAAGTTCGGCAAGCTGCCGTTCGCGGACCTGTTCGAGCCGGCCCTGCGCTATGCCCGCAACGGCTACTTGGTTTCGCCCACGGTGCACCGGCAATGGCAGGCCCAGGTAGCCGACATGCTACCGCAGCCCGGCTACCGTGAAGCCTTCGCGCCGCAGGGCAGGGCGCCGCTGCCGGGCGAGCGCTTCATTTGCCCCGGCCAGGCGCGCACGCTGGAGCGCATCGCCGCCAGCAAAGGTGACGACTTCTATCATGGCGAACTAGCGGCGGCGATCGCGGCGCATGCCAGAAATACCGGCGGTGCGCTCACTGAAGCCGACCTGGCAGCCCACCGCGTCGACTGGGTCGACCCGATCGGCATGCAATACCGCGACCTCGAACTGCTGGAAATCGGCCCCAACGGGCAGGGCATCGGCGCGCTGATGGCGCTGGGCATGCTGGCGCATTTCGACATGCAGGCCACCGGTCTGGACACCGCCGCAACCGTCCACCTGCAGCTGGAAGCCATGAAGCTGGCCTTTGCGGATATGGCCGAATACGTGGCCGACCCCGATGCCATGAAAACCGTGACCGCCACCGACCTGCTGGACCGCGACTACCTGAAGCGCCGGGCGCAGCTGATCGACCCGCAGCGCGCCGCGCCGGCCCGCGCTGGCAATCCGCATTCCGGCGGCACCGTTTATCTCACGGCGGCCGACGAGAACGGTATGATGATTTCGCTGATCCAGTCCAACTTTAAGGGCTTCGGCTCGGGCGTGGTGGTTCCCGACACCGGCATCGCCCTGCACAACCGCGGCTGGGGCTTTACCCTGAAGGAAGGGCATCCGAACCAGGTGGCACCTGGCAAGCGGCCTTTCCACACCATCATTCCGGGCTTTTTGATGCGCAACGGGGCGCCGCTGGCCAGCTTCGGCGTGATGGGCGGCTCCATGCAGGCGCAGGGCCATGTGCAGATGACCGCGCGCATCGCCGACCACGGCCTGAATCCGCAGGCCGCCAGCGATGCGCCGCGCTGGCGGGTGATGGACGACAACACCACCATCGCGGTGGAATGGAATTTTCCGCCCGAGGCGATCGAGGGGCTGCGCCAGCGTGGCCACACGGTGAAGGTTGCGCCGCGCTTCGATACCGAGTTCGGCTGCGCCCAGGTAGCCATGCGTACCGAAGGCGGCTATGTGGCGGCCTCGGACCACCGCAAGGATGGTTATCCGGTCGGCATGTAG